Genomic DNA from Streptomyces sp. GS7:
CCCGGCCTGGGGCGGCGGGCTTCAGGGCAGGGGATCAGCTCAACAGGACGCGGACCACACACGACCGAAGTCGATGTGGTCGCGGGTGACCAGCCGCTGCCATGGATGCATGGAACCAAGTGGAACAGGCATCCGTTTCCGCGTCAACCGCCGAGTGATCCATCGCTCACCGTACGGACGGCGGGCCAACCACCCTTGACAGCGGGCCGTGTTCACCCCATAGCCTCAAGGACCGGTCGTGCTGAGGGGCGCGGCCCGTTCCGCCCGTGTGAAGGCGCGCGACTCCCGTGATCGACAGCGTCCACGGAGCCTTCGCATGTCTTCCGACACCCTCGACGCCCCCGCCGTGGCCCCGCCCGGCGCACCGGACGGTGCCGTACCGCGCATCGTGCCGCGGCGCCGCACCGGCCAGTGGGCGGCGGCCGTCCTCGTCCTCGCCCTGGCGGCCCTGGCCGTCACGTCCGTGGTCCGCAATCCCGCCTTCCAATGGGACGTGGTCGCCGACTACTTCCTGACCGGCGCGGTGCTGCGCGGTCTGTGGCTCACCCTCTGGCTGACCGCCGTGGTGATGGTGCTCGGCTTCGCGCTGGGCACCCTGCTCGCGGTGCTGCGGCTGTCCGGCAACCCCGTGCTGCGCGGCGTCGCCCGCGGCTACGTCTGGCTGTTCCGGTCGATGCCGATCCTGGTGCAGCTGCTGTTCTGGTTCAACATCGGTGCGCTGTACCCGGTCGTCCTCGGCGTCCGCACGGTCGACCTGCTCGGCCCGGTCGCCGTCGCCGTCATCGGGCTCACCCTGCACGAGGCCGCGTACGCCGCCGAGGTCGTCCGCGGCGGCGTGCTGTCCGTCGACAAGGGGCAGGTGGAGGCCGCGCAGTCGCTGGGGCTCGGGCGCTGGCGGCGGCTGCGCCGGATCGTGCTGCCGCAGGCGATGCGGTCGATCGTGCCGCCGGCCGGGAACATGCTGATCGGCACGCTCAAG
This window encodes:
- a CDS encoding amino acid ABC transporter permease; amino-acid sequence: MSSDTLDAPAVAPPGAPDGAVPRIVPRRRTGQWAAAVLVLALAALAVTSVVRNPAFQWDVVADYFLTGAVLRGLWLTLWLTAVVMVLGFALGTLLAVLRLSGNPVLRGVARGYVWLFRSMPILVQLLFWFNIGALYPVVLGVRTVDLLGPVAVAVIGLTLHEAAYAAEVVRGGVLSVDKGQVEAAQSLGLGRWRRLRRIVLPQAMRSIVPPAGNMLIGTLKGTSIVSVIAVQDLLYSVQLVYHRTYEVVPLLLVATLWYVLVTSLLGVGQHYIERHYARGAAGVR